From the Leifsonia sp. AG29 genome, one window contains:
- a CDS encoding DUF7882 family protein yields the protein MGRLVYGFSGQEYEFDDRTLSHVKMAIVTKLRRHESFLLNWQIPAENGGGRMSLWISREIPMAFVFSGSRPPKLNERWMEALLHTSQRTGGMVVMSEADAERGAFEER from the coding sequence ATGGGCCGTCTCGTCTACGGCTTCAGCGGCCAGGAGTACGAGTTCGACGACCGCACCCTGTCGCACGTGAAGATGGCGATCGTGACGAAGCTCCGCCGGCACGAGAGCTTCCTGCTGAACTGGCAGATCCCCGCAGAGAACGGCGGCGGCCGGATGAGCCTCTGGATCAGCCGCGAGATCCCGATGGCGTTCGTCTTCTCGGGCAGCCGTCCGCCCAAGCTGAACGAGCGGTGGATGGAGGCGCTCCTCCACACCAGTCAGCGCACCGGCGGCATGGTGGTCATGTCGGAGGCGGACGCGGAGCGCGGCGCGTTCGAGGAGCGCTAG
- a CDS encoding DUF7882 family protein: protein MGTLIYDGADGFTFDDRVLAHLQAVISTKLRRREGFLLIWNDRTTAPGGTLRSIWLDPSISVQFVFSGSDLPELNRDWLTILTERANSNGGLLLEDALRAEIRQEVPEGSYRASRARKKEA from the coding sequence ATGGGAACCCTGATCTACGACGGTGCGGACGGCTTCACGTTCGACGACCGGGTGCTGGCCCACCTGCAGGCGGTCATCTCCACGAAGCTGCGGCGCCGGGAGGGGTTCCTCCTGATCTGGAACGACCGCACGACGGCGCCGGGCGGAACGCTCCGCTCGATCTGGCTCGACCCCTCCATCTCGGTTCAGTTCGTGTTCTCGGGCTCGGACCTCCCCGAGCTGAACCGCGACTGGCTGACCATCCTCACCGAGCGGGCGAACAGCAACGGCGGGCTCCTCCTCGAGGACGCCCTGCGTGCCGAGATCCGCCAGGAGGTCCCGGAGGGCAGCTATCGAGCCAGCAGGGCGAGGAAGAAGGAGGCCTGA
- a CDS encoding MFS transporter: protein MAALSVGTLLNPLNSSMIAVALVPLQHSFRVDVATVTWVVTSFYLASAAGQPLMGRLGDRFGPRRLFLFGMLVVAAACVATPFAGSFAGVCAGRVALAIGTATAFPSAISMLRPIAASSGVGSPRLLGRIQIANTSGAAIGPVLGGVLLTFLGWQAIFWVNVPIALLAFVGVRLAAPRDPERERTPLSRTLAESDIPGIVLFIGTLTALLVFLLDLKPQPLWGLLPVAVLCGALFVWRELRARVPFLDLRLLARNRRLMLVYLSFALFNVVYYSAFFGLPQFLQEHGGYPAGIAGLLMFPLAAVTIVVTPLAARSIEGVGLRPTLLAGAVALVIGAALLIFAAATTAAWVILLLTAALGIPYCVVSIAMNQALYASARPEESGVAAGIFQTSRYVGAIVATTVLGLLFTGGTTPAQWTTAVVVATGLAIVHLALLVLVRPGGRDGTAGATAAARS, encoded by the coding sequence GTGGCCGCGCTCAGCGTCGGGACCCTCCTCAATCCGCTCAACTCGTCGATGATCGCCGTGGCGCTCGTGCCCCTCCAGCACTCGTTCCGGGTCGACGTGGCGACCGTCACCTGGGTCGTCACCTCGTTCTACCTCGCGTCGGCGGCGGGTCAGCCGCTGATGGGCCGCCTCGGCGACCGGTTCGGCCCGCGCCGTCTCTTCCTGTTCGGCATGCTCGTCGTCGCGGCGGCGTGCGTCGCCACGCCCTTCGCTGGCTCGTTCGCCGGGGTCTGCGCCGGGAGGGTCGCGCTCGCCATCGGGACGGCGACGGCGTTCCCCTCGGCCATCTCGATGCTGCGACCGATCGCGGCCTCCTCCGGCGTCGGCAGTCCGCGCCTGCTCGGGCGGATCCAGATCGCGAACACGTCGGGGGCCGCGATCGGGCCGGTCCTCGGGGGCGTGCTGCTCACGTTCCTCGGCTGGCAGGCGATCTTCTGGGTCAACGTGCCGATAGCGCTGCTCGCCTTCGTGGGCGTGCGGCTCGCCGCTCCGCGCGACCCCGAACGGGAGCGCACACCGCTCAGCCGTACCCTGGCCGAGTCCGACATCCCCGGCATCGTGCTGTTCATCGGCACGCTCACGGCACTGCTCGTCTTCCTCCTCGACCTGAAGCCGCAACCGCTGTGGGGGCTCCTCCCCGTCGCGGTGCTGTGCGGCGCGCTCTTCGTCTGGCGCGAGCTGCGCGCCCGGGTGCCGTTCCTCGATCTCCGGCTTCTCGCCCGCAACCGGCGCCTGATGCTCGTGTACCTGTCGTTCGCGCTGTTCAACGTCGTGTACTACTCGGCGTTCTTCGGTCTCCCCCAGTTCCTCCAGGAGCACGGCGGCTACCCGGCCGGGATCGCCGGGCTCCTGATGTTCCCCCTCGCCGCGGTGACGATCGTGGTCACCCCGCTCGCCGCGCGCTCAATCGAGGGCGTCGGGCTGCGTCCGACGCTCCTCGCCGGCGCGGTCGCTCTCGTCATCGGGGCCGCACTGCTCATCTTCGCCGCGGCGACGACGGCGGCCTGGGTGATCCTGCTGCTCACGGCGGCACTCGGCATCCCGTACTGCGTCGTGAGCATCGCCATGAACCAGGCGCTCTATGCCTCGGCCCGCCCGGAGGAGAGCGGCGTCGCCGCCGGGATCTTCCAGACCTCGCGCTACGTCGGCGCGATCGTCGCGACCACTGTTCTCGGACTGCTCTTCACGGGAGGTACGACTCCCGCGCAGTGGACCACCGCTGTCGTCGTCGCCACCGGCCTGGCCATCGTCCATCTCGCCCTTCTCGTCCTCGTCCGCCCCGGTGGCCGCGACGGGACGGCCGGTGCCACGGCGGCTGCGCGCTCGTAG
- a CDS encoding MgtC/SapB family protein encodes MELWLGGGALGTQLLLLGLAFVLTGIIGIERESRLKSAGLRTHILVGVGSALFTLISAYGFVSLGFAPSDPGRIAAQVVTGIGFLGAGVIFVNRGNVVGLTTAASVWVAAGIGMACGAGLPLLAVAGTVLQLIAVGTMPMAERVLRRTAGATLTVRAARDSGALQAVLEHCAGSGLRTRIDQVARAAGGADLELTLRIRGRRTDTERLATEVAGLDGVTAVRVGDPAPR; translated from the coding sequence ATGGAGCTCTGGCTGGGAGGCGGCGCACTCGGCACGCAGCTGCTGCTGCTCGGCCTGGCGTTCGTGCTGACCGGCATCATCGGCATCGAGCGCGAGAGCCGGCTGAAGAGCGCCGGCCTGCGGACGCACATCCTGGTCGGCGTCGGCTCGGCGCTGTTCACGCTCATCTCGGCCTACGGATTCGTCTCGCTCGGGTTCGCGCCGAGCGATCCCGGCCGGATCGCCGCGCAGGTGGTGACCGGCATCGGCTTCCTGGGCGCGGGCGTCATCTTCGTCAACCGCGGCAACGTCGTCGGTCTGACCACCGCGGCGTCGGTCTGGGTCGCGGCCGGCATCGGCATGGCGTGCGGGGCGGGTCTGCCGCTGCTGGCCGTCGCGGGCACCGTCCTCCAACTCATCGCAGTGGGAACCATGCCGATGGCGGAGCGCGTGCTCCGTCGCACCGCGGGCGCGACCCTCACTGTGCGAGCGGCCCGCGACTCGGGCGCTCTTCAGGCCGTGCTCGAGCACTGCGCGGGATCGGGACTCCGGACGCGGATCGACCAGGTCGCGCGGGCGGCGGGCGGCGCGGACCTCGAGCTGACGCTGCGGATCCGCGGGCGGCGCACGGACACGGAGCGGCTCGCGACCGAGGTGGCGGGGCTGGACGGGGTGACGGCCGTGCGGGTCGGAGACCCGGCTCCCCGCTGA
- a CDS encoding alpha/beta hydrolase family protein — MQVVVATSHGDGRLVVSPATRPIAGLWLGHGAGGGIEARDLAELAAGLPARGISVVRYEQPWRVACRRVAARPATLDEAWVETAPRVRELIGDAPLVAGGRSAGARVACRTAAQVDAAAVVCLAFPLHPPGRPEKSRLEELLTPTVPVLVLQGERDTFGSADTVAREAAGRSGIRVVPVPGADHGMKVLASSAVPQQEALDLVTRAVADFVAAVV; from the coding sequence ATGCAGGTGGTGGTGGCGACCTCTCACGGTGACGGCCGTCTGGTGGTCTCCCCCGCGACGCGGCCGATCGCCGGGCTGTGGCTGGGGCACGGCGCGGGCGGCGGCATCGAGGCACGCGATCTGGCGGAGCTGGCCGCTGGGCTCCCGGCGCGCGGGATCAGCGTGGTGCGCTACGAGCAGCCCTGGCGCGTGGCCTGCCGCCGTGTCGCCGCTCGTCCGGCGACGCTCGACGAGGCCTGGGTCGAGACGGCTCCCCGCGTCCGCGAGCTGATCGGAGACGCCCCGCTGGTCGCCGGGGGCCGGAGCGCCGGGGCGCGTGTCGCCTGCCGCACCGCGGCCCAGGTGGACGCCGCCGCGGTCGTCTGCCTCGCCTTCCCGCTGCACCCGCCCGGCCGACCGGAGAAGTCGCGTCTCGAGGAGTTGCTCACGCCCACCGTCCCGGTGCTGGTGCTCCAGGGAGAACGGGACACTTTCGGCAGCGCAGACACCGTGGCGAGGGAGGCGGCCGGTCGCTCCGGGATCCGCGTCGTCCCCGTCCCGGGGGCGGACCACGGGATGAAGGTGCTCGCCTCCTCTGCCGTGCCCCAGCAGGAGGCGCTCGACCTCGTCACCCGAGCGGTCGCCGACTTCGTCGCCGCGGTGGTGTGA
- a CDS encoding DUF6798 domain-containing protein, translated as MKAAPWMTTTVRYIRGPLGLAISMAVLLGTLEVWGNQAAGYIAGWGDHFVLSPEGLSWAIPGAFANDWFMESSPQPHWFFDIVTYLGQLSGHLSTAYALFWAVGLLAFGGATALMAMLVARRAAWPVAIGFTFLISQTPWEIGGTGSLVIAQALPAVTSASLVYLAVAALLTDRRWLAGVVSVLVAIVHVQEGAVIAIILGAFTVLDVVRTRRIDWRLVGAIAVTTAFVIFGLLFRPVASNLHDFVEICDTVIPYHCAAHLWSAPELMSTVGLIVLAALSVFLLPRRLRLAWLVTVGLAIAGYGLGFAADALSVPVLGPLAQGVNVYRLGVVLLPFAIWGALLPLLKPELTRWSIVRLILWALALAGFLTSPFRYVMGVTSPLFLAVIAIIAASAILGVRYRRRVSRPFIMGLSAFLLGLLFVFTAAGSGAITIKRPDFRFISNQALIQWGDQVRAAVPAGKVIVSSPRNEWTKLVTQRAVVVDCKDVPYGGKPWREWKKRIGDLGGLSQCVAPGPLLYNTLSASRLISIADEYHSDFITVDPTLTETADAMKAKGWHLLVQPVGTAGVFVFGRSS; from the coding sequence GTGAAGGCCGCTCCGTGGATGACCACGACGGTCCGCTACATCCGTGGACCCCTGGGTCTCGCGATCAGCATGGCCGTCCTCCTCGGAACCCTCGAGGTGTGGGGCAACCAGGCGGCCGGGTACATCGCCGGGTGGGGCGACCACTTCGTGCTGTCCCCGGAGGGACTGAGCTGGGCGATCCCCGGCGCCTTCGCGAACGACTGGTTCATGGAGAGCTCGCCGCAGCCCCACTGGTTCTTCGACATCGTCACCTATCTGGGACAGCTGTCGGGTCATCTGTCCACGGCGTACGCCCTGTTCTGGGCGGTCGGACTGCTCGCTTTCGGCGGCGCCACCGCTCTCATGGCCATGCTGGTCGCACGCCGTGCCGCGTGGCCTGTGGCCATCGGCTTCACCTTCCTCATCTCGCAGACGCCGTGGGAGATCGGCGGCACCGGTTCGCTCGTCATCGCGCAGGCGCTGCCGGCCGTGACGAGCGCGAGCCTGGTCTACCTCGCCGTGGCGGCTCTGCTCACCGATCGTCGCTGGCTGGCCGGGGTGGTGTCCGTGCTCGTCGCCATCGTCCACGTTCAGGAAGGCGCCGTGATCGCGATCATCCTGGGCGCGTTCACCGTCCTCGACGTGGTCCGCACCCGGCGCATCGACTGGCGCCTCGTCGGGGCGATCGCGGTGACCACTGCTTTCGTCATCTTCGGTCTGCTGTTCCGGCCGGTGGCCTCCAACCTTCACGACTTCGTCGAGATCTGCGACACGGTCATCCCGTACCACTGCGCCGCGCATCTCTGGTCGGCCCCTGAACTGATGTCGACGGTCGGCCTCATCGTGCTCGCGGCGCTGTCCGTCTTCCTGCTGCCGCGACGTCTGCGGCTCGCCTGGCTGGTCACCGTCGGGCTCGCCATCGCGGGCTACGGGCTCGGTTTCGCCGCGGATGCGCTGAGCGTCCCCGTGCTCGGTCCGCTCGCGCAGGGCGTCAACGTGTACCGGCTCGGCGTTGTGCTGCTCCCGTTCGCGATCTGGGGGGCTCTGCTGCCCCTCCTGAAGCCCGAGCTCACGCGGTGGAGCATCGTCCGCCTCATCCTCTGGGCGCTGGCGCTCGCCGGATTCCTCACGAGCCCCTTCCGCTACGTCATGGGAGTCACGAGCCCGCTCTTCCTGGCTGTCATCGCGATCATCGCGGCGTCGGCGATCCTCGGTGTCCGCTACCGGCGACGCGTCAGCCGTCCCTTCATCATGGGTCTCTCGGCGTTCCTCCTCGGGCTGCTGTTCGTCTTCACGGCGGCGGGCAGCGGGGCGATCACGATCAAGCGGCCGGACTTCCGGTTCATCAGCAATCAGGCGCTCATCCAGTGGGGCGATCAGGTGCGGGCGGCCGTCCCGGCCGGCAAGGTGATCGTGTCGTCGCCCCGCAACGAGTGGACGAAACTCGTCACCCAGCGGGCCGTCGTCGTCGACTGCAAGGACGTCCCGTACGGCGGCAAGCCTTGGCGGGAGTGGAAGAAGCGCATCGGAGACCTCGGCGGCCTCAGTCAGTGCGTCGCCCCGGGGCCCCTCCTCTACAACACGCTGTCGGCCAGTCGTTTGATCAGCATCGCCGACGAGTACCACTCCGACTTCATCACGGTCGACCCCACCCTCACAGAGACGGCGGACGCGATGAAGGCGAAGGGCTGGCACCTCCTCGTGCAGCCGGTCGGGACCGCGGGCGTCTTCGTCTTCGGGCGATCCAGCTGA
- a CDS encoding glycosyltransferase family 2 protein, whose protein sequence is MNDHPWNRHVGLSIVIPLHNSSMVLARTIERWLAYLSHGRTEIILVENGSTDLTWPLAQELAKDTPHVRFRLAQSEKGMGNALRVGIEMSTAPLVLLTADDLPFDFTDVDEARKLDPRPHIIIGSKAHPGSQINRHVHRHLYTYGYRVFRRALLGSEVGDSQGTIIADGDWLRENVSLFTEPGFLFTTQLIYAAELQGLSIAEVPVVLSKDHAPKPSTVRISDAWDMGVGLLRLRRARRALSVQQSPEVVA, encoded by the coding sequence ATGAATGATCACCCGTGGAACCGCCACGTCGGCCTCTCGATCGTCATCCCGCTGCACAACAGCTCGATGGTCCTCGCCCGCACCATCGAGCGCTGGCTCGCGTACCTCTCCCACGGCCGGACCGAGATCATCCTCGTCGAGAACGGCTCCACCGACCTCACCTGGCCGCTGGCGCAGGAGCTGGCCAAGGACACCCCTCACGTCCGGTTCCGCCTCGCTCAGTCGGAGAAGGGCATGGGCAACGCGCTGCGGGTCGGCATCGAGATGTCGACCGCGCCGCTCGTGCTCCTCACTGCTGACGACCTCCCCTTCGACTTCACCGATGTCGACGAAGCGAGGAAGCTCGACCCGCGGCCCCACATCATCATCGGATCGAAGGCGCACCCCGGCTCCCAGATCAACCGTCACGTCCACCGCCACCTGTACACCTACGGCTATCGCGTGTTCCGGCGCGCCCTCCTGGGCTCGGAGGTCGGCGACTCGCAGGGCACCATCATCGCCGACGGCGACTGGCTCCGTGAGAACGTGTCGCTCTTCACCGAGCCCGGCTTCCTGTTCACGACCCAGCTCATCTACGCCGCGGAACTCCAGGGGCTCTCGATCGCCGAGGTCCCGGTCGTGCTGTCGAAGGACCACGCACCGAAGCCGTCGACGGTCCGGATCTCGGACGCCTGGGACATGGGGGTCGGCCTGCTGCGCCTGCGCCGTGCCCGGCGCGCCCTGAGCGTCCAGCAGAGCCCCGAGGTGGTTGCGTGA
- a CDS encoding LON peptidase substrate-binding domain-containing protein produces MFPLGSVLFPSVLIPLRVFEPRYLTMVGRLLDEVEPGFEFGVVLIERGPEAGGGDQRASVGTMARLVSAAAGADDLLIVGAGTRRFTVERWLDDDPYPRAELSMLPDLEWSEALAPLRTEAEAVVRRVIARVAEPQSDAGIELSDDPVAAVWQLAAIAPLGEYDRYTLLRSTSMGGLLRQMIDLVLEAEELWSAE; encoded by the coding sequence ATGTTCCCGCTCGGATCAGTGCTGTTCCCCAGCGTGCTCATTCCGCTTCGGGTGTTCGAGCCCCGGTATCTCACGATGGTCGGCCGGTTGCTCGACGAGGTCGAACCGGGGTTCGAGTTCGGCGTCGTCCTCATCGAGCGGGGACCAGAAGCCGGGGGTGGCGACCAGCGCGCCTCGGTCGGGACGATGGCGCGCCTTGTGAGCGCCGCCGCGGGAGCCGACGATCTGCTCATCGTGGGCGCGGGGACCCGGCGGTTCACGGTCGAGCGCTGGCTTGACGACGACCCGTATCCCCGGGCCGAGCTCTCGATGCTGCCGGACCTGGAGTGGTCGGAGGCGCTCGCGCCCCTGCGGACCGAGGCCGAAGCGGTTGTCCGCCGCGTGATCGCCCGCGTCGCTGAGCCGCAGTCGGACGCCGGAATCGAGCTGTCGGACGATCCCGTCGCAGCCGTGTGGCAACTGGCGGCGATCGCCCCGCTGGGCGAGTACGACAGGTACACCCTGCTGAGGTCGACATCGATGGGAGGTCTCCTGCGTCAGATGATCGATCTGGTCCTCGAGGCCGAGGAGCTCTGGTCCGCCGAATGA
- a CDS encoding DUF427 domain-containing protein: MPRPRPETPGPGQESVWDYPRPPRIERVAAPVTIRLGGQLIIDTRDVVRVLETSHPPVYYLPIADFAPGALVDADGSSFCEFKGTARYLDVRGGGEVRSGAAWNYPHPSPGFELLRDRVAVYAQQMDECTVDGEVVTPQPGGFYGGWITSAVVGPFKGSPGSHGW, from the coding sequence GTGCCCCGACCGCGCCCCGAGACCCCAGGACCCGGACAGGAGTCTGTGTGGGACTACCCGCGGCCGCCGCGCATCGAGCGCGTCGCCGCGCCGGTCACGATCCGTCTGGGCGGGCAGCTCATCATCGACACCCGGGACGTCGTCCGGGTGCTCGAGACCAGCCATCCGCCGGTCTACTACCTCCCGATAGCCGACTTCGCGCCCGGCGCGCTGGTCGACGCCGACGGTTCGTCGTTCTGCGAGTTCAAGGGCACCGCACGATATCTCGACGTTCGCGGGGGAGGCGAGGTGCGGTCCGGTGCCGCGTGGAACTACCCGCATCCGTCGCCCGGGTTCGAGCTTCTCCGAGACCGCGTCGCCGTCTACGCCCAGCAGATGGACGAGTGCACGGTCGACGGCGAGGTCGTCACGCCGCAGCCCGGAGGCTTCTACGGCGGCTGGATCACGAGCGCCGTCGTCGGGCCCTTCAAGGGGTCGCCCGGGTCACACGGCTGGTGA
- the ychF gene encoding redox-regulated ATPase YchF: protein MALTIGIVGLPNVGKSTLFNALTKNDALAANYPFATIEPNVGVVNLPDPRLDKLAELFHSERVVPAPVSFVDIAGIVKGASEGEGLGNKFLANIREADAIAQVVRGFSDSDVVHVAGKTDPAGDMETINTELILADLQTLEKAEQRYEKEVKGRKLEPVVLETARAAIEYLNAGKPLSTSSIDLEPVKELGLLTAKPFIYVFNVDEEVLTDESRRAELAALVAPAQAVFLDAKLESELIDLDADDAAELLASTGQEESGLDQLARIGFDTLGLQTYLTAGPKESRAWTIHKGWKAPQAAGVIHTDFEKGFIKAEVISFDDLMEAGSVAEARSRGKARMEGKDYVMQDGDVVEFRFNV, encoded by the coding sequence GTGGCTCTCACTATCGGTATCGTCGGCCTGCCCAACGTGGGCAAGTCCACCCTGTTCAACGCACTGACGAAGAACGACGCTCTGGCGGCGAACTACCCGTTCGCGACCATCGAGCCCAACGTCGGCGTGGTGAACCTGCCGGACCCGCGGCTCGACAAGCTGGCGGAGCTGTTCCACAGTGAGCGCGTCGTTCCGGCCCCCGTCTCCTTCGTCGACATCGCCGGCATCGTCAAGGGAGCGAGCGAGGGGGAGGGCCTCGGCAACAAGTTCCTCGCCAACATCCGCGAGGCCGACGCCATCGCCCAGGTCGTCCGGGGCTTCAGCGACAGCGATGTGGTGCACGTCGCGGGCAAGACCGACCCGGCAGGCGACATGGAGACGATCAACACCGAGCTGATCCTCGCCGACCTGCAGACCCTCGAGAAGGCCGAGCAGCGCTACGAGAAGGAGGTCAAGGGCCGCAAGCTCGAGCCGGTCGTCCTCGAGACCGCTCGCGCCGCGATCGAGTACCTCAACGCGGGGAAGCCGCTGTCCACCTCCAGCATCGACCTCGAGCCGGTGAAGGAGCTCGGCCTCCTGACCGCGAAGCCCTTCATCTACGTCTTCAACGTCGACGAGGAGGTGCTCACCGACGAGAGCCGCCGCGCCGAGCTCGCCGCGCTCGTGGCGCCCGCTCAGGCCGTCTTCCTCGACGCCAAGCTCGAGTCCGAGCTCATCGACCTCGACGCGGACGACGCGGCCGAGCTCCTCGCCTCCACCGGTCAGGAGGAGTCGGGCCTCGACCAGCTCGCGCGCATCGGCTTCGACACGCTCGGGCTCCAGACCTACCTGACCGCCGGCCCCAAGGAGTCGCGCGCCTGGACCATCCACAAGGGGTGGAAGGCCCCGCAGGCGGCCGGCGTGATCCACACCGACTTCGAAAAGGGCTTCATCAAGGCCGAGGTCATCTCATTCGACGACCTGATGGAGGCGGGCAGCGTCGCCGAGGCCCGCTCCCGCGGCAAGGCGCGCATGGAGGGCAAGGACTACGTCATGCAGGACGGGGACGTGGTGGAGTTCCGGTTCAACGTTTAG
- a CDS encoding exonuclease domain-containing protein, with amino-acid sequence MPLDFTAIDFETANSSAASACSVGLIKVRDGKVVDRAGWLIQPPPGHDQFQEWNVRIHGIQPQDVVGAMGWVEQLADLVEFAEDDHLVAHNAGFDMGVIRAACAATMVSCPEYAYLCSLQVARRTYHLESYRLPVAAMAAGFDDFHHHDALADAEACAAIVIHAAKRHEAATVADLAALTGARLGRIGAPAFAA; translated from the coding sequence GTGCCACTGGATTTCACCGCCATCGACTTCGAGACCGCGAACTCCTCCGCCGCGTCGGCGTGCTCGGTCGGGTTGATCAAGGTGAGGGACGGCAAGGTGGTGGACCGCGCGGGCTGGCTGATCCAGCCGCCGCCCGGTCACGACCAGTTCCAGGAATGGAATGTCCGCATCCACGGCATTCAGCCGCAGGACGTCGTCGGGGCGATGGGGTGGGTCGAGCAGCTCGCCGACCTGGTCGAGTTCGCCGAGGACGACCACCTGGTGGCGCACAACGCGGGCTTCGACATGGGCGTGATCCGCGCCGCGTGCGCGGCGACGATGGTGTCGTGCCCGGAGTACGCGTATCTGTGCAGCCTCCAGGTCGCGCGCCGCACCTACCACCTGGAGTCGTACCGGCTCCCGGTCGCGGCGATGGCCGCCGGCTTCGACGACTTCCACCACCACGACGCGCTCGCCGACGCGGAGGCCTGCGCCGCGATCGTCATCCACGCCGCGAAGCGTCACGAGGCCGCCACGGTCGCCGATCTCGCGGCGCTGACGGGCGCACGCCTCGGCCGCATCGGCGCGCCCGCGTTCGCGGCCTGA
- the rmuC gene encoding DNA recombination protein RmuC, translating into MDILALLLGLLIGLVVGAAGAGLAVVALLRSRSAAEPAEPAIDPAVVAARHAAELAEVRAAEAAVQAEIRADLAAASARVDALQAQLRDAQQLQRETVERHRAELEAQQQRERAESKVLQALAPVRESLTDMQRKVVELEQQRNQQHGQLTQQLRTAAESEERLRSTAEALASALRSNSTRGVWGEAQLRSVVEAAGLIERVDFDVQSSITSDSGAGRPDMIVHLPGGKSIALDAKVPFNAYLEASQIPATATGSEAAQRTALLKQHVKAVRDHITTLGSKAYWTGLDSSPELVIAFIPSESLVSSALEADPSIMEFAFGKRVALASPVTLWSVLKTVAFSWQQDVLTQEAKQLFDLSRTLYTRLSTTASHIEKLGRSLERTVKDYNGFVGSLERQVFPAARKLNALDESKVIGVIEGIEEAPRELTAYELVSELEPRDMHGIDKLALDEVARAKASREGSASDGEDERESA; encoded by the coding sequence ATGGACATCCTCGCCCTGCTCCTCGGCCTCCTGATCGGCCTCGTCGTCGGTGCCGCGGGCGCCGGTCTCGCCGTCGTCGCGCTGCTGCGCTCCCGGTCCGCGGCCGAGCCCGCCGAGCCGGCCATCGACCCGGCGGTCGTCGCGGCCCGGCACGCGGCCGAACTCGCCGAGGTGCGGGCTGCTGAGGCAGCTGTGCAGGCCGAGATCCGCGCCGACCTCGCCGCCGCGTCCGCCCGCGTCGATGCGCTTCAGGCCCAGCTCCGTGATGCGCAGCAGCTGCAGCGAGAGACCGTCGAGCGCCACCGGGCCGAGCTGGAGGCGCAGCAGCAGCGCGAACGCGCCGAGAGCAAGGTACTGCAGGCCCTCGCCCCCGTGCGCGAGAGCCTGACCGACATGCAGCGCAAGGTGGTCGAGCTCGAGCAGCAGCGGAACCAGCAGCACGGTCAGCTGACCCAGCAGCTCCGCACGGCTGCCGAATCCGAGGAGAGGCTCCGCAGCACGGCCGAGGCGCTGGCGTCCGCGCTCCGTTCGAACAGCACCCGCGGCGTGTGGGGCGAGGCCCAGCTCCGCAGCGTCGTCGAGGCGGCGGGCCTCATCGAGCGCGTCGACTTCGACGTCCAGTCGAGCATCACGTCGGACTCCGGCGCGGGCCGTCCCGACATGATCGTGCACCTCCCGGGCGGCAAGAGCATCGCGCTCGACGCGAAGGTGCCGTTCAACGCCTACCTCGAGGCGAGCCAGATCCCGGCGACCGCGACGGGGTCCGAAGCCGCGCAGCGCACCGCGCTCCTCAAGCAGCACGTCAAGGCGGTGCGCGACCACATCACGACGCTCGGCAGCAAGGCCTACTGGACCGGCCTCGACTCCTCCCCCGAGCTCGTCATCGCCTTCATCCCGAGCGAGTCGCTGGTCTCGTCGGCGCTCGAGGCCGACCCGTCGATCATGGAGTTCGCCTTCGGGAAGCGGGTCGCCCTCGCCTCGCCGGTCACCCTCTGGTCGGTGCTCAAGACGGTCGCGTTCAGCTGGCAGCAGGATGTGCTCACGCAGGAGGCCAAGCAGCTGTTCGACCTGAGTCGCACGCTCTACACGCGTCTCTCGACGACCGCCTCCCACATCGAGAAGCTCGGCCGGTCGCTCGAGCGCACCGTCAAGGACTACAACGGCTTCGTCGGCTCGCTCGAGCGCCAGGTCTTCCCGGCGGCGCGCAAGCTCAACGCGCTCGACGAGTCCAAGGTCATCGGCGTGATCGAAGGCATCGAGGAGGCGCCCCGCGAGCTGACCGCGTACGAGCTCGTCAGCGAGCTCGAGCCGCGCGACATGCACGGCATCGACAAGCTCGCCCTCGACGAGGTCGCCCGCGCCAAGGCGTCCCGTGAAGGCTCCGCCTCCGACGGCGAGGACGAGCGCGAGTCCGCCTGA